One window of Dermacentor albipictus isolate Rhodes 1998 colony chromosome 9, USDA_Dalb.pri_finalv2, whole genome shotgun sequence genomic DNA carries:
- the LOC135916165 gene encoding TNF receptor-associated factor 4-like: MASAPAPKKYILKGFSNVLDGRSIRFVDQLPVGLPVCSLCSVVPFEHYSLSCKHVYCGPCFLESVKVSSTLRCPMDGKLLRPRRAVPLATADVDMLRSLVACCWNKDYGCSYTGNLEDLEAHVRDCYEVTCGLCSGKLLRSRLVGHLETAHSGTRKTSSRKAKRREEAVAASAESSSGALVERGDGDAEHEGGAVTGEKAAATPAGTKTTQLSHERVLELIEATATRTASKAADDVKKVNGTMLRDIFGAIEMINHRLTQHERLTAVAFTGPSRAEDAAQAAVFERPRKQEHVDGYTWTVCQYSKIRVGIHYVVSPLFVIAPGYRVQLTICIDGITLVELSASVKVHRGDGDNQPLEWPFQRTCLFTLFDKSGNGAHVTSLFTPKDLFNSPVTASPSTGDDSLVSGWLTVSKMTRLAFERDYIENDGFTLAFSTNPSL, from the coding sequence ATGGCCTCCGCACCTGCGCCGAAGAAATACATTTTGAAAGGATTCAGCAATGTTCTCGACGGGCGTTCCATCCGGTTCGTAGATCAGCTACCAGTCGGCTTGCCTGTCTGTTCGCTGTGCTCCGTGGTGCCTTTCGAGCACTATTCCCTGAGCTGCAAGCACGTCTATTGCGGCCCGTGCTTTCTCGAAAGCGTGAAGGTTTCCAGCACCTTACGGTGCCCGATGGACGGGAAGCTGCTTCGCCCGCGCAGGGCCGTGCCCTTGGCCACCGCCGATGTTGACATGCTGCGCAGTTTGGTAGCGTGCTGTTGGAACAAGGACTACGGTTGTAGCTACACCGGCAACCTGGAAGATCTGGAGGCTCACGTCCGAGACTGCTACGAGGTTACCTGTGGCCTCTGCTCCGGAAAGCTGCTGAGGTCGCGACTGGTCGGTCACCTGGAGACCGCTCATTCGGGAACTAGGAAGACCAGCTCTAGGAAAGCCAAGCGACGCGAAGAGGCCGTTGCGGCTTCAGCTGAATCTTCTTCCGGCGCCTTGGTCGAGAGGGGAGACGGAGACGCGGAGCATGAAGGTGGTGCCGTGACTGGTGAGAAAGCGGCTGCAACGCCGGCTGGGACGAAGACCACTCAGCTTTCGCACGAGCGCGTCCTGGAGCTAATCGAAGCTACGGCGACCAGGACCGCGTCCAAGGCGGCGGATGACGTGAAGAAAGTGAACGGGACTATGTTGCGCGACATCTTTGGCGCTATCGAGATGATCAACCACCGCCTGACACAACATGAACGTTTGACAGCGGTCGCCTTCACCGGACCTTCGCGCGCCGAAGATGCTGCGCAAGCCGCTGTCTTCGAGCGTCCGCGGAAGCAAGAGCACGTCGACGGGTACACGTGGACGGTATGCCAATACTCCAAGATTCGTGTTGGCATACACTACGTCGTAAGCCCGCTCTTCGTCATCGCTCCAGGTTACAGGGTCCAGCTTACCATCTGCATTGACGGCATCACGCTGGTCGAACTGAGCGCGTCTGTGAAGGTGCACCGTGGGGACGGCGACAACCAGCCGCTTGAATGGCCGTTTCAGAGGACGTGTCTATTCACGCTCTTCGATAAATCCGGGAACGGGGCTCACGTGACTAGCCTGTTCACTCCGAAGGACCTTTTCAACAGCCCCGTTACTGCTTCGCCCTCGACTGGGGACGATTCTCTAGTCTCGGGTTGGCTGACTGTCAGTAAGATGACGCGACTCGCCTTTGAACGCGATTACATTGAAAATGATGGATTTACTCTTGCCTTCAGTACAAACCCCTCGCTGTAG